From Nonlabens sp. Ci31, the proteins below share one genomic window:
- a CDS encoding ABC transporter ATP-binding protein: protein MSNERVIQVEGLTKMFGDFTAVNAITFEVNKGEIFGFLGANGAGKTTAMKMLIGISNPTSGKANVAGFDVFTHAEDIKKNIGYMSQKFALYDDLTVKENIMFFGGIYGLSRKRIKEKSAILIQELRLEKVANKLVGSLPLGWKQKLSFSVSLLHDPKIVFLDEPTGGVDPITRRQFWEMIYKAANQGTTVFVTTHYMDEAEYCDRVSIMVNGKIEALDTPKKLKEQFKADNMNDVFLKLARG from the coding sequence ATGAGCAACGAAAGAGTCATACAAGTAGAAGGATTAACCAAAATGTTTGGGGATTTTACAGCTGTAAACGCCATTACTTTTGAGGTTAACAAAGGTGAAATATTTGGTTTTTTAGGCGCAAATGGAGCAGGAAAAACCACAGCTATGAAAATGCTAATTGGTATTTCTAATCCAACTTCTGGAAAAGCTAATGTAGCTGGATTTGATGTATTCACACATGCTGAAGACATCAAGAAAAACATTGGATATATGAGTCAGAAATTTGCTTTGTATGACGATTTAACGGTTAAAGAGAACATTATGTTTTTTGGTGGCATTTACGGTTTGTCGAGAAAACGAATAAAAGAAAAATCAGCTATTTTGATTCAAGAATTACGATTGGAAAAAGTTGCAAATAAGCTGGTAGGTTCATTACCACTGGGCTGGAAACAAAAACTGTCTTTTTCTGTGTCTTTACTTCACGATCCTAAAATTGTGTTTTTAGATGAACCAACAGGAGGCGTTGACCCAATTACCAGACGCCAATTCTGGGAAATGATCTACAAAGCAGCCAATCAAGGCACCACCGTTTTTGTAACCACACACTATATGGACGAAGCTGAATATTGCGACAGAGTATCTATTATGGTTAACGGAAAAATTGAAGCTTTAGATACACCAAAGAAACTCAAAGAACAGTTTAAAGCAGATAATATGAATGATGTATTTCTAAAACTAGCGAGAGGATGA
- a CDS encoding ABC transporter ATP-binding protein yields MSIIVTNISKSYKNIKALESISFDVKPGELFGLIGPDGAGKTTLFRVLTTLLIANEGTATVAGYDVVNDYKSIRNSVGYMPGKFSLYQDLTVEENLNFFATIFGTTIEENYDLIKDIYIQIEPFKDRRAGKLSGGMKQKLALCCALIHKPKVLFLDEPTTGVDPVSRKEFWEMLKRLQQKDITILVSTPYMDEAALCDRIALIQDGKILEIDTPEAIVKHYPKPIYNVRANNMYQLINALNAYEHNHSVYPFGEFVHYTDNRTDFNPKDLKVYLESKNLSNIEIEKTVATIEDTFMELAK; encoded by the coding sequence ATGAGTATTATCGTTACCAATATATCGAAATCTTACAAAAATATAAAAGCTTTAGAAAGCATTTCTTTTGATGTAAAACCAGGTGAGCTTTTTGGGCTTATTGGACCTGATGGTGCAGGAAAAACAACGCTTTTTAGAGTTTTAACCACGCTTCTAATTGCAAACGAAGGTACTGCAACTGTTGCAGGTTATGATGTTGTTAATGATTATAAAAGCATTAGAAATAGTGTTGGTTATATGCCTGGCAAATTTTCACTTTATCAGGATTTGACCGTTGAAGAAAACCTAAATTTCTTTGCTACCATTTTTGGCACAACAATAGAAGAAAACTACGATTTAATAAAAGATATATATATTCAAATAGAGCCTTTTAAAGATCGTCGTGCTGGAAAGCTGTCGGGCGGTATGAAACAAAAACTAGCTTTATGCTGCGCATTGATTCACAAACCCAAAGTCTTGTTTTTAGACGAACCAACAACAGGAGTAGATCCAGTGTCAAGAAAAGAATTTTGGGAAATGCTAAAACGCTTGCAACAAAAAGACATCACTATTTTGGTATCTACACCTTATATGGACGAAGCGGCTTTATGTGATAGAATTGCACTAATTCAAGATGGAAAAATCTTGGAGATTGATACACCTGAAGCTATTGTAAAACATTACCCAAAACCAATTTATAATGTACGCGCAAATAATATGTATCAGCTCATTAACGCTTTAAATGCCTATGAACACAATCATAGTGTATATCCTTTTGGAGAATTTGTGCATTACACAGATAACAGAACAGATTTTAATCCGAAAGATTTGAAAGTGTATTTAGAATCGAAAAACCTATCCAATATAGAAATAGAAAAAACTGTAGCGACTATTGAAGATACTTTTATGGAATTAGCAAAATAA
- a CDS encoding HlyD family secretion protein, giving the protein MKNYLYISIISITTLSLFSCSDSNGKADGYGNFEAIEITISAENNGKLMQFKVNEGDVLQKEQFIGYIDTIPLALKREQLEVSKAVISSKSRGVLSQINVLNAKLKTANTNKVRAENLIKDNAGTQKQLDDVQGEMDVIKSQIRSVEIQNAPVVNELKSIDVQLKQIDDQIKKNKIINPVDGTVLTKYAEPNEITVFGKPLYKIADLSTMQLRVYISETQLANLKMGQEVAVKIDKDDAMKSYKGTVSWIASEAEFTPKIIQTKEERVALVYAVKIDVINDGSLKIGMPAEMWISSNN; this is encoded by the coding sequence ATGAAAAACTACCTCTATATATCAATTATAAGCATCACTACACTAAGTCTATTTTCTTGTAGTGATTCTAATGGAAAAGCAGATGGCTACGGAAATTTTGAAGCTATTGAAATAACGATTTCAGCAGAAAATAACGGAAAACTTATGCAGTTTAAAGTTAACGAAGGTGATGTGCTTCAAAAAGAGCAATTTATAGGCTATATCGATACCATTCCACTAGCATTAAAACGAGAACAATTAGAAGTGTCTAAAGCTGTGATTAGTTCAAAATCTAGAGGTGTTTTATCACAAATCAATGTGTTAAACGCGAAATTAAAAACGGCAAACACGAATAAAGTACGCGCTGAAAATCTCATTAAAGATAATGCAGGAACACAAAAACAACTAGATGACGTTCAAGGTGAAATGGATGTCATCAAAAGTCAAATTAGAAGTGTTGAAATTCAAAACGCTCCTGTCGTTAATGAACTTAAATCTATTGACGTTCAATTAAAACAAATTGATGACCAAATCAAAAAAAATAAGATTATAAATCCTGTAGACGGAACTGTTTTAACCAAATACGCAGAACCAAATGAAATTACTGTATTTGGCAAACCGCTTTATAAAATTGCCGATTTAAGCACGATGCAATTACGAGTTTATATAAGTGAGACACAATTGGCTAATTTAAAAATGGGTCAGGAAGTAGCTGTTAAAATTGATAAAGATGATGCTATGAAATCTTATAAAGGTACAGTTAGCTGGATTGCTTCGGAAGCAGAATTCACACCAAAAATTATTCAGACAAAAGAAGAGCGTGTTGCTTTGGTCTATGCTGTAAAAATTGATGTGATAAACGATGGAAGTTTAAAAATTGGTATGCCAGCAGAAATGTGGATATCATCTAATAATTAA
- a CDS encoding TolC family protein has product MKRYILLLLMLFTLPSWGQHVITLQECYELAITNYPLAKQSQLLQTQTQLDKDAISTAKLPQFSLDAQATYQSDVIEVPIPNSNIEPLNNDQYRATLSVNQLIYNGGTIEASLNLKTAQLKTKQMQVEVNLNQLKQQINQLYFSILLSQKTELLLNAKREELQTKLNEVSSGIKYGIILPVSDKIIKAEILKLNQQLTEVKSNKTTLVKTLSQQISQPLNTTTLFENPVIEILLNSDLKRPELELFKLKKEEIAYNETLISKQNSPKLLGFATGGYGNPGLNMLDNSFQPFYIAGIKLNWNVFDWNSNKKQRQSLAINKDIVDTETETFKLNTNIKLNQQQEEIEKIETFIITDKEIIGLRKDVLKSSDSQLKNGVITSSAYITELTNLYEDENTLIRHKIQLQLAKANYNVIKGQ; this is encoded by the coding sequence ATGAAACGGTACATACTTTTATTACTAATGCTATTTACGCTACCTAGTTGGGGACAACATGTCATAACCTTACAGGAGTGTTATGAGCTGGCTATTACTAACTATCCTCTTGCTAAACAGTCACAGTTACTACAAACACAAACACAACTGGATAAAGATGCGATTTCTACTGCAAAATTACCGCAGTTTAGTCTAGATGCACAAGCTACTTATCAATCTGATGTGATTGAAGTTCCTATTCCAAATTCAAATATTGAACCTTTAAATAACGATCAGTATCGCGCGACCTTGTCTGTTAATCAACTTATATATAATGGAGGGACAATAGAGGCTTCTTTAAACTTAAAAACTGCCCAACTCAAAACCAAACAGATGCAAGTTGAAGTTAATTTGAATCAGCTCAAGCAACAAATAAACCAACTTTATTTTTCGATTTTATTATCTCAAAAAACGGAGCTGTTATTAAATGCCAAACGAGAAGAATTACAAACCAAACTTAATGAGGTAAGTTCTGGTATCAAGTATGGTATAATACTACCAGTATCAGATAAAATTATTAAAGCCGAAATCTTAAAACTAAATCAGCAATTAACTGAAGTTAAAAGTAACAAAACAACTTTAGTTAAGACACTTTCACAACAAATAAGTCAACCATTAAACACCACTACATTGTTCGAGAATCCTGTTATAGAGATACTGTTAAACAGTGATTTAAAAAGACCTGAACTGGAACTGTTTAAGCTTAAAAAAGAAGAGATAGCATACAACGAAACTTTAATTTCTAAACAAAATTCACCCAAATTACTTGGTTTTGCAACAGGTGGTTATGGTAATCCTGGTCTTAATATGCTGGACAATTCTTTCCAACCATTTTATATCGCTGGTATTAAATTAAACTGGAATGTATTTGATTGGAATTCTAACAAAAAGCAACGTCAGTCCTTAGCCATTAATAAGGATATTGTGGATACAGAGACCGAAACTTTCAAGTTAAATACTAACATAAAACTGAATCAACAACAAGAGGAAATAGAAAAGATAGAAACCTTTATAATCACAGATAAAGAGATTATAGGACTTAGAAAAGACGTATTAAAATCTTCAGATTCTCAGCTCAAAAATGGTGTAATTACCTCGTCAGCCTACATTACAGAACTCACTAATTTATATGAAGACGAAAACACTTTAATACGTCATAAAATTCAATTACAACTCGCAAAAGCAAATTACAACGTCATAAAAGGACAATAA
- a CDS encoding TetR/AcrR family transcriptional regulator, whose protein sequence is MKKSKNEKTEVQILEAAKKVFQSKGMDGARMQEIADKAGINKAMLHYYYRSKQLLFEAVFNQAFSLLAPQLNVVLNDDSSIEEKVKNFTSNYITFMIKHPYLPNFIIQELNRNQDFIKKLKENTGFPNLEKFKIKVDEEVNKGLLKPIEADQLFVNIIALNIFPFLGKPLIKAFTDKDEKAYLKFVEDRKTEVANFIINAIKNT, encoded by the coding sequence ATGAAGAAAAGTAAAAACGAAAAGACAGAAGTTCAAATACTGGAGGCTGCAAAAAAAGTGTTTCAATCTAAAGGTATGGATGGAGCACGTATGCAAGAAATAGCAGATAAAGCTGGTATTAACAAAGCAATGCTACATTACTATTATAGAAGTAAGCAATTACTTTTTGAAGCGGTTTTTAATCAAGCCTTTTCGTTACTCGCTCCTCAACTTAACGTGGTTTTGAATGATGATTCATCTATTGAGGAAAAGGTGAAAAACTTCACTTCTAATTATATCACTTTTATGATAAAGCATCCCTATTTACCAAATTTCATCATTCAAGAGTTAAATAGAAACCAAGACTTTATTAAAAAACTAAAAGAAAATACAGGTTTTCCAAATCTTGAAAAATTTAAAATTAAAGTGGACGAAGAAGTTAATAAAGGGTTATTAAAACCTATTGAAGCTGATCAATTGTTTGTCAACATTATCGCTCTCAATATTTTTCCCTTTCTAGGAAAACCACTTATAAAAGCCTTTACAGATAAAGATGAAAAGGCATACTTAAAATTTGTAGAAGATCGTAAAACCGAAGTCGCAAATTTTATAATCAATGCAATAAAAAATACATAA
- the cydB gene encoding cytochrome d ubiquinol oxidase subunit II, which produces MEYFLGIDYPTLWFLVVGLLFSGYAILEGFDYGAGAWHLFFRKDLSRRIAINAIGPLWDANQVWLVIGAGALFAGFPVMYATMLSSMYVPFMLFLMLLVLRSSAIKFRSAEKMLWWRKTWDITYFISNVFISFLLGVVVANILQGLEIGENLSYKGGMFFSFLNPYAIMVGLTTVSLFMTQGAIFLLLKTEGRLHARLTFLLKKGMIFFIISFAATSLYTLIFLPGVTDRFKEYPILFIVPVLAFLAVANVPRLVSKKKYGTALIFSSLTMAFLLMLVAVQLYPVLLPSSIDPKYSVTIYNAASSQKSLGIMLTIVCIGAPLLGGYFLFLYRTFHGKVKLDDTSY; this is translated from the coding sequence ATGGAATATTTTTTAGGTATAGATTATCCCACACTTTGGTTTTTAGTTGTTGGTTTACTATTCTCTGGTTATGCTATTTTAGAAGGCTTTGATTATGGTGCTGGAGCGTGGCATTTATTTTTCAGAAAAGATTTAAGCAGACGTATTGCTATTAACGCAATTGGGCCTTTATGGGATGCTAATCAAGTATGGTTAGTTATAGGAGCTGGCGCATTATTTGCTGGTTTCCCAGTAATGTATGCTACAATGTTATCGTCTATGTACGTACCATTTATGCTTTTTCTAATGTTATTAGTACTTCGCTCTTCTGCTATTAAATTTAGAAGTGCAGAAAAAATGCTGTGGTGGCGCAAAACGTGGGACATTACCTATTTTATATCTAATGTGTTCATCTCATTTTTATTAGGAGTTGTTGTAGCTAATATTTTACAGGGCCTTGAAATAGGAGAAAACCTAAGCTATAAAGGCGGTATGTTTTTCTCATTCTTAAATCCTTATGCTATTATGGTTGGATTGACTACGGTATCCTTATTTATGACGCAAGGTGCTATATTTTTATTATTAAAGACAGAAGGTCGTTTGCACGCTAGATTAACCTTTTTGCTTAAAAAGGGTATGATTTTTTTCATTATTAGTTTTGCAGCAACATCCTTATATACATTAATATTTTTACCTGGAGTTACAGACAGGTTTAAAGAATATCCAATACTATTTATAGTTCCTGTTTTAGCATTTTTAGCAGTTGCAAATGTGCCAAGATTGGTCTCAAAGAAAAAATACGGAACTGCCTTAATTTTTTCCTCATTAACAATGGCGTTTTTGTTGATGTTAGTGGCTGTTCAATTATACCCAGTTTTACTGCCATCATCTATAGATCCAAAATATAGTGTTACTATTTATAACGCAGCATCATCTCAAAAGTCTTTGGGTATTATGTTGACAATTGTTTGTATTGGAGCACCTCTTTTAGGTGGTTATTTCTTGTTTTTATATAGAACATTTCACGGTAAAGTAAAATTAGATGACACTAGTTATTAG
- a CDS encoding cytochrome ubiquinol oxidase subunit I — protein MDTEILARIQFAFTIAFHYIYPPLSIGIGLIMVIMEGMYLKTGNKHYEILTRFWLKIFAITFGIGVATGLIMEFEFGTNWAVYSRYVGDIFGSALAAEGLFAFGLESAFLGVLLFGWNRVSPKVHFISTIGVFLGSMFSAVWIVVANSWQQTPSGYHIVGEGFNARAEVTDFWEMVFNPSSVDRIIHVWQGAFLAGAFLVLSVHAYYLIKGRYVEISKKAFKIALGLATIISLTQLLSGHSSAEVVAEHQPAKLAAMEGHYDAKGAADMYLFGWVDDESQEVTGLKLPGGLSFLLHQDFNEPVIGLNAFPKEDRPGQVNAVFQFYHIMVSIGMFLIGLTLYASFLWWRGTLFDKKWLLKIFAFSVLLPQIANQVGWFAAEMGRQPWIVYGHLRTNEGFSQEVSSNQILFSLILFLVVYTILFLLFIYSVNKKIKNGPYDEAKNPLEII, from the coding sequence ATGGATACAGAAATTCTTGCTAGAATCCAGTTTGCTTTCACCATTGCTTTTCATTATATCTATCCACCATTAAGTATTGGTATAGGTCTAATTATGGTTATAATGGAAGGGATGTATTTAAAGACTGGGAACAAACACTACGAGATATTAACTCGTTTTTGGTTAAAAATATTTGCCATCACCTTCGGAATTGGTGTAGCTACAGGTCTTATAATGGAGTTTGAATTTGGTACCAATTGGGCCGTATACTCAAGATATGTTGGCGATATTTTTGGAAGTGCTTTAGCAGCAGAAGGTTTATTCGCATTCGGTTTAGAAAGTGCCTTTTTGGGAGTATTACTTTTCGGTTGGAATAGAGTTTCTCCAAAAGTTCACTTTATATCCACGATTGGAGTCTTTCTAGGTTCGATGTTTTCTGCAGTCTGGATTGTTGTAGCTAATAGTTGGCAGCAAACGCCTTCAGGTTATCATATAGTTGGTGAAGGCTTTAATGCAAGAGCAGAAGTCACAGATTTCTGGGAAATGGTTTTTAATCCTTCTAGTGTGGATAGAATTATTCACGTATGGCAAGGTGCATTTTTAGCAGGTGCATTTTTAGTGTTAAGTGTACACGCTTATTACCTTATTAAAGGACGATACGTAGAGATATCTAAAAAGGCATTTAAAATAGCTTTAGGCTTAGCAACTATAATTTCATTAACGCAACTACTTTCAGGACACAGTTCTGCAGAAGTCGTTGCTGAACATCAGCCGGCAAAATTAGCTGCGATGGAAGGGCATTATGATGCTAAAGGAGCAGCAGATATGTATTTATTTGGTTGGGTAGATGATGAGTCACAAGAAGTTACAGGACTTAAATTACCTGGTGGATTATCCTTTTTATTACATCAAGATTTTAATGAACCTGTAATAGGTTTAAACGCATTTCCAAAAGAAGACAGGCCAGGCCAAGTAAATGCAGTATTTCAATTCTATCATATTATGGTAAGCATTGGTATGTTTTTGATAGGGCTAACATTATATGCTAGTTTTCTATGGTGGCGTGGAACACTATTTGATAAAAAATGGCTGCTCAAGATTTTCGCATTCTCTGTGCTTTTACCGCAAATAGCTAATCAAGTAGGTTGGTTTGCAGCAGAAATGGGGAGGCAGCCTTGGATAGTTTATGGCCATTTAAGAACAAATGAAGGCTTCTCACAAGAAGTGTCGTCTAATCAGATTCTGTTTTCGTTAATATTATTTTTAGTGGTCTACACAATACTCTTTCTTTTATTTATCTATTCAGTAAATAAAAAGATAAAAAACGGTCCTTATGATGAAGCTAAAAATCCATTAGAAATTATTTAA
- a CDS encoding TonB-dependent receptor domain-containing protein has product MKIKRLALLCALIPVSLFAQETIKKDTTETKPIKLNTVIVTGQGKTDPVLTTVKTDLLKKVVQPKNVADLFNDFNGFSLIKRGNYAIDPSFRASQYEQLNIQFDGGTKAVHACPNRMDPITTHVVPEEIERIEVIKGPYTVRYGATFGGIINLVTQKPSAMDSGLHGSMNSGYESNGNSLVSSLKLHQITDKYDIVGNIGYRDFGNYEDGDGTEIPSSFRSLDYGLRLGYNISDNQRVQAHWRQSYGRNVLHAGLPMDTEEDNSSILSLDYKLTDLSGFIKEVNTKVYYSYVDHIMANNRRPSFMMTEALSTIDASTAGGKIEFKMKPTEKWILYGGLDAMLIARDGGRTRVVKRNMMGDVLPEPMVFQDKIWQDSYVNDFGVFAENKYAITDKTMLTAGARYDLVVSDIQDPEVDFQELYDNLGQREEHNVSATVSMKHKLSDNTTLEVAYGRGVRSANMIERYINHFSIGQDPFEYVGNPNLDAEVNNQFEIGLKGRKRFEKGIDALRYSISGYYALYENYIVAVVDPTLDRKFMPNAQPQEVKRFINLDEAYKTGFEAETAVDFAKYFNFSTAFSYVYARNKDLDESLPLTPPLTTRLGLGFEKEKFWASLDYKITSKQDEIALSFSEQETAGYETLDLRFGFKPVKKLNIGLAVLNVFDETYNNHLNFSFVNQADFSRVPINDPGRNFSAFVQYAF; this is encoded by the coding sequence ATGAAAATAAAAAGACTAGCGCTTTTATGCGCACTTATTCCTGTGTCATTATTTGCACAGGAAACAATAAAAAAAGATACAACTGAAACAAAACCTATAAAATTAAATACTGTTATTGTAACTGGTCAAGGAAAAACTGATCCAGTGCTCACAACTGTAAAAACAGACCTTCTCAAAAAAGTAGTTCAGCCCAAAAACGTTGCCGATCTATTTAATGATTTTAATGGTTTTTCATTAATTAAAAGAGGGAACTATGCCATAGATCCATCATTTAGAGCGTCTCAATATGAGCAATTAAATATCCAGTTTGATGGAGGTACAAAGGCAGTACACGCTTGTCCAAATAGGATGGACCCCATTACAACCCACGTTGTGCCAGAGGAGATTGAAAGAATAGAAGTCATAAAAGGCCCTTACACCGTGCGTTATGGAGCAACCTTTGGAGGCATTATTAACCTCGTAACACAAAAACCTAGCGCAATGGATAGTGGATTACACGGTAGTATGAATTCTGGTTATGAGTCTAACGGAAACTCGCTAGTTTCTTCTTTAAAGCTACATCAGATAACTGACAAGTATGATATCGTGGGAAATATAGGCTATCGCGATTTTGGTAATTATGAAGATGGCGATGGTACTGAGATTCCTTCTTCATTTAGAAGCCTGGACTATGGGTTACGCCTGGGATATAATATTAGTGATAACCAAAGAGTTCAGGCTCACTGGAGACAGTCTTATGGACGTAATGTTTTACACGCGGGATTACCTATGGATACAGAAGAAGATAACAGCTCCATTTTATCTCTGGATTACAAATTAACAGACTTAAGTGGTTTTATAAAAGAGGTCAATACAAAAGTATATTATTCTTATGTAGATCATATTATGGCTAATAATAGACGACCATCTTTTATGATGACCGAGGCTTTGTCTACCATAGACGCATCTACCGCTGGTGGAAAGATAGAATTTAAGATGAAGCCTACTGAAAAGTGGATTCTATATGGTGGTCTAGATGCGATGCTTATCGCTCGGGATGGAGGAAGAACACGAGTAGTAAAGCGCAATATGATGGGAGATGTACTACCAGAACCTATGGTGTTTCAAGATAAAATATGGCAAGATTCTTATGTAAATGACTTTGGGGTATTTGCAGAAAACAAATATGCAATAACTGATAAAACGATGCTTACCGCAGGTGCACGTTATGACTTGGTCGTTTCAGACATTCAAGACCCAGAGGTAGATTTTCAAGAGCTGTATGACAATCTTGGTCAGCGAGAAGAGCACAACGTATCTGCAACGGTTTCTATGAAACATAAGCTTTCAGATAATACAACTTTAGAAGTTGCTTATGGTCGTGGTGTACGGTCTGCAAATATGATAGAGCGTTATATAAATCACTTTTCTATAGGTCAAGATCCTTTTGAATATGTGGGTAATCCTAATCTTGACGCAGAGGTTAATAACCAGTTTGAAATAGGCTTAAAAGGACGAAAGCGTTTTGAAAAAGGAATAGACGCTTTGCGTTATAGTATTTCTGGGTATTACGCCTTGTATGAAAATTACATTGTTGCTGTTGTAGACCCAACCCTTGATAGAAAGTTTATGCCTAATGCACAACCACAAGAGGTAAAACGTTTTATCAATCTTGATGAGGCCTATAAAACTGGTTTTGAAGCAGAGACTGCGGTAGATTTTGCAAAGTACTTTAATTTTTCCACAGCATTTTCTTATGTATATGCTAGAAACAAAGACCTTGATGAATCTTTACCATTAACACCACCTCTTACAACGCGTTTAGGGCTAGGTTTTGAAAAGGAAAAGTTTTGGGCAAGTTTAGATTATAAAATCACATCAAAGCAAGACGAAATTGCTTTAAGTTTTAGCGAACAAGAGACAGCTGGTTATGAAACCTTAGACTTACGTTTCGGTTTTAAACCAGTAAAAAAGTTGAACATTGGTCTTGCAGTACTTAACGTATTTGATGAAACGTATAATAACCACCTAAATTTCTCTTTTGTGAATCAAGCTGACTTTTCAAGAGTGCCTATTAATGACCCTGGAAGAAATTTTTCAGCATTTGTTCAGTATGCGTTTTAA
- a CDS encoding class I SAM-dependent methyltransferase yields the protein MKQYPAQFWNERYEKEEYIYGTSPNQFFKEQLDTLPSGSILLPAEGEGRNALYAAKNGWDVTAFDISSIGKEKAIKLAVSQNVTIDYQIENVLNFESDKRFDTIGLSYAHFPANIRKKAHLHLLKFLKPKGVVIFEAFAKAQLGNPSGGPQSEEMLFSIEEVKIEFPDFDFKILKQESITLSEGNYHKGNAEVIRFVGMKKK from the coding sequence ATGAAACAATATCCAGCACAATTTTGGAATGAGCGCTATGAAAAAGAAGAATATATTTATGGAACATCGCCTAATCAATTCTTTAAGGAGCAATTAGATACTTTACCATCGGGAAGCATTCTTTTACCAGCCGAAGGTGAAGGTCGTAATGCCCTATATGCTGCTAAGAATGGTTGGGATGTTACAGCTTTTGACATCAGTAGTATTGGCAAGGAAAAAGCAATAAAACTCGCAGTATCCCAAAACGTTACGATAGACTATCAAATAGAAAACGTGCTTAATTTTGAATCTGATAAACGGTTTGACACCATTGGGTTGAGCTATGCTCATTTTCCTGCTAATATTCGTAAAAAAGCTCATTTACATCTTTTAAAGTTTTTAAAACCCAAAGGTGTGGTCATTTTTGAAGCTTTCGCGAAAGCGCAACTGGGCAACCCCTCTGGTGGTCCTCAAAGTGAAGAAATGTTATTTTCCATTGAAGAGGTCAAGATCGAATTTCCCGACTTTGATTTTAAAATTCTCAAACAAGAAAGTATCACTTTATCTGAAGGAAATTATCACAAGGGAAATGCAGAAGTTATACGTTTTGTTGGAATGAAAAAGAAATAG
- a CDS encoding Dps family protein, with amino-acid sequence MKNINNIGLDDKVSQTTAVQLNDLLSNYQLFYMNLRGFHWNIKGKKFFELHLKFEELYNDALIKVDEIAERVLTLSATPLHSFKKYLDTSDIKPAENVTDGEIAIDSVLEALKTLLGKERAILSIAAEANDEGTVALMSDYIVQQEKLVWMLSAYQN; translated from the coding sequence ATGAAAAACATAAACAACATTGGGTTAGATGATAAAGTATCACAAACCACCGCAGTACAATTGAATGATTTACTTTCAAACTATCAATTATTTTATATGAACCTAAGAGGATTTCATTGGAATATTAAAGGGAAAAAATTCTTTGAATTACATCTAAAGTTTGAGGAACTTTATAATGACGCTTTGATTAAGGTAGATGAAATAGCAGAGCGCGTACTTACATTAAGTGCAACACCATTGCATTCTTTTAAAAAATATCTAGATACTTCAGATATCAAGCCAGCAGAAAATGTAACTGATGGAGAAATAGCTATAGACAGTGTACTTGAAGCTTTAAAAACATTATTAGGTAAGGAAAGAGCAATTTTATCAATTGCTGCAGAAGCTAATGATGAAGGAACAGTTGCCTTGATGAGTGATTATATTGTACAACAAGAGAAACTTGTATGGATGCTCTCGGCTTACCAGAATTAG